The following coding sequences are from one Nicotiana tabacum cultivar K326 chromosome 1, ASM71507v2, whole genome shotgun sequence window:
- the LOC142162634 gene encoding secreted RxLR effector protein 161-like, whose translation MRYLQRTKDHTLTYRKSDKLEIIKYSYADFVGFQDSMKSTPGCIYLLDEGAISSRSVKQTLVALSTMAAEFVACYEASNNGIWLRNFIIGLHIVDGIERPLKLFDNKSAVMYFNNNRSSTKSKHIDIKLLVVKERAQSGLVSIEHIGTNSMIVDPLT comes from the coding sequence ATGCGGTATCTACAGAGAACAAAGGATCACACGCTCACATATAGAAAGTCAGATAAGTTAGAAATCATTAAATATTCATACGCTGACTTTGTTGGATTCCAAGATAGCATGAAATCTACTCCGGGATGCATCTATTTACTTGATGAAGGAGCTATCTCCTCGAGGAGTGTTAAACAAACACTTGTTGCTCTTTCCACCATGGCAGCTGAGTTTGTAGCATGTTATGAGGCATCTAATAATGGGATATGGCTACGAAATTTTATTATTGGGTTGCACATTGTTGATGGTATTGAAAGACCACTTAAGTTATTTGACAATAAGTCAGCAGTCATGTATTTCAATAACAACAGGAGTTCCACAAAGTCAAAGCACATTGACATTAAGCTCCTGGTTGTTAAAGAAAGAGCTCAGAGTGGCCTGGTGTCTATAGAGCATATTGGAACAAATTCCATGATTGTAGATCCGCTTACTTAG